From the Streptomonospora nanhaiensis genome, the window GCGTTCTGGCCGGGCGGCAGCCGCCGCAGGTCGGGCACGCCCACCTCGATCACGAAGAAGCCGCCGGGCTCCAGGTGTGCGGCGGCGTTGCGGAAGCAGTCGACCTGGGCGTCCTGGGAGGTCAGGTTCATGATGGTGTTGAAGACGAGGTAGACCAGGCCGTAGCGGCCCGGCGCCCGGGTGGTGGCGAAGTCGCCCATGGTCACTCCGATCCGCTCGGCCCCGGGCTTGGCGCGCAGCCGCGCCACCATCGCCTCGGAGAGGTCGATGCCGTGCACGCCGATCCCCCGCCCGGCCAGCGGCAGGGCGATGCGCCCGGTGCCGATGCCCAGTTCCAGGGCCCGGCTCCCCGGCCAGGCGCGCCAGCACGTCCACGGCGGGCTCCACGGCCTCGGGCGCGAACATGGCGGCGGAGGAGGTGTCGTAGTTCGCGGCGACGCTCTCGCCGAAGTGGTCCGCATGGTCGTCCATGCGCACGACGCTACGCCGGACCTCCCCGGCGGCGCCTCCCGTTTTCCGGCGGCTCCCGCCCGGCGGCAAAGGTCGTCACCCGTAGTACTGTGGCCGCAGTGGTCACCCAACGGAAGGCGGAGCGATGGTGCGCAGGAACGACGAGCGCAGAGCGGCTTTGGTCGACGCGGCGATCGAGGTCCTGGCCAAGGAGGGGGCGCGCGGGCTGACGTTCCGCGCCGTGGACGCCGAGGCCGGGGTGCCGGTGGGCACGGCCTCCAACTACTTCGCCAACCGCGACGACCTGCTCACCCAGGCCGGCGCGCGCGTCTACGAGCGGCTGCAGCCCGACGACGCCACCGTCGCCCGCCAGCGCTCCGCCGAGCCGACGCGGGAGACCTACGCGGCGCTGATGCGCGAACTGGTCGCGCGCATCAGCGCCTTCCGCACCGGCTACCTGGCCCTGCTCGAACTGCGCCTGGAGGCCACCCGCCGCCCCGACCTGCGCGCGGTGCTGACCGAGCGGGTGCGCGCCGACGTCGCGGCCAACGTCTCCTACCACCAGGACTCCGGCCTGCCCGGCGACGCCACGGCCGTCAAGCTGCTCTACCTGGCGTTCAACTGGCTGATCGTGGAGCAGCTCACCCTTCCCGAGGTCTTCACCGAGGCTGAGCGCGAGCGCCTGGTCGAGGCGGCGGTCGACCGCATCGTGGCCCTCTGAGGGGTCCGGCGCGGCACCCGGCCGTACGCGCCCCCGACCGCGGGTTGACCTCAACGATGATTGAGGTCCTAGCGTGGCCGCGTCCCCTCGACCGACGACCGTGAGGAACCGCCATGCGCA encodes:
- a CDS encoding TetR/AcrR family transcriptional regulator, whose translation is MRRNDERRAALVDAAIEVLAKEGARGLTFRAVDAEAGVPVGTASNYFANRDDLLTQAGARVYERLQPDDATVARQRSAEPTRETYAALMRELVARISAFRTGYLALLELRLEATRRPDLRAVLTERVRADVAANVSYHQDSGLPGDATAVKLLYLAFNWLIVEQLTLPEVFTEAERERLVEAAVDRIVAL